From Miscanthus floridulus cultivar M001 chromosome 15, ASM1932011v1, whole genome shotgun sequence, the proteins below share one genomic window:
- the LOC136508890 gene encoding B-box zinc finger protein 22-like yields MKIGCDACERAEAAVLCCADEAALCRSCDAAVHSANKLAGRHHRVALLPSSTARHPSPSPIVDDGSGAGHPACDICQEKTGYFFCLEDRALLCRPCDVAVHAAGAHVSSHRRFLITGVRVGDVESLSHHVPGSEGVSPSPRTSSGNGSSSAPCSSGGNPMTTTMPGQVRLLSSVRATAPTTEGSDGQQWLWSEFLADDVGVGVGVDMDQCCHAELSEPGSSGITRC; encoded by the exons ATGAAGATCGGGTGCGACGCGTGCGAGCGCGCGGAGGCGGCGGTGCTGTGCTGCGCCGACGAGGCCGCGCTCTGCCGCAGCTGCGACGCCGCCGTCCACTCCGCCAACAAGCTCGCCGGCAGGCACCACCGCGTCGCGCTGCTCCCGTCGTCCACCGCTCGTCACCCCTCGCCCAGTCCCATCGTCGACGACGGCAGCGGCGCCGGTCACCCCGCCTGTGACATCTGCCAG GAGAAGACGGGCTACTTCTTCTGCCTGGAGGATCGCGCCCTGCTGTGCCGGCCCTGCGACGTTGCCGTCCACGCCGCGGGCGCCCACGTCTCCTCCCACCGGCGCTTCCTCATCACCGGCGTCCGCGTGGGCGACGTCGAGAGCCTGAGCCACCACGTCCCAGGCAGTGAAGGCGTCAGCCCCAGCCCAAGGACCAGCAGCGGCAACGGGAGCAGCAGTGCTCCCTGCAGCTCCGGCGGCAACCCGATGACGACGACCATGCCTGGCCAAGTGCGGCTGTTGTCGTCGGTCCGCGCAACAGCACCGACGACAGAGGGCTCAGACGGGCAGCAGTGGCTGTGGAGTGAGTTCTTGGCCGACGACGTCGGCGTTGGCGTTGGCGTTGACATGGATCAGTGCTGCCATGCTGAGCTATCTGAGCCTGGCTCGTCCGGCATTACTAGATGCTGA